One segment of Ancylothrix sp. D3o DNA contains the following:
- a CDS encoding AAA family ATPase — MEAEDAFNFVNELLMQKTQTSLNECEKDIVLGIWNNQTYQEISDLTHRYEQYLRETGPKLFNKIHEALGIKVNKRNLKPAIESLWQQSQKISNSPELGSRISNLSSRETPSHTSQLNYGNNGEFKVSNFNPFIPPNGIVDDPQLFFNRDEELNRIFEIFNSNSSVALIGEEGIGKSSLLFIICQQAKDRLTSPRTAIYLDIIKIKNEEDFYTALCGEIGISQVRGYQLNRALQKQRILLALDNLGKITRDGFTRELRDHLRGLAEGSNAPLRLILAASEPLENLFYDSQEGGKTSPLAGICLPEYIKPWNENTACKFIETRLQTTPVRFTEPEIGQLIEESAGHPRKLMQLCYQCYQKYSRAHH; from the coding sequence ATGGAAGCTGAAGATGCCTTTAATTTTGTTAACGAGCTATTGATGCAAAAAACTCAAACTAGCTTGAATGAGTGCGAAAAAGATATAGTTTTGGGAATTTGGAACAATCAGACTTATCAAGAAATTAGCGATCTCACACACCGATATGAGCAATATTTGAGAGAAACAGGCCCCAAATTATTTAATAAAATTCACGAAGCATTAGGGATAAAAGTTAACAAAAGAAACTTAAAGCCAGCAATCGAGTCTTTATGGCAGCAGTCACAAAAAATTTCTAATTCTCCCGAACTAGGTAGCCGAATCAGCAATTTATCAAGCCGAGAAACTCCTTCTCACACTTCTCAATTAAATTACGGCAATAATGGGGAATTTAAGGTTAGTAATTTTAACCCCTTTATTCCTCCCAACGGCATCGTAGACGATCCGCAACTTTTTTTTAACCGCGACGAAGAACTTAATCGAATATTTGAAATCTTCAACAGTAACAGTAGCGTTGCTCTCATAGGAGAAGAAGGAATTGGCAAATCTTCTCTCCTCTTCATCATTTGTCAGCAGGCAAAAGATCGCCTCACCTCCCCCCGCACAGCAATTTATTTAGACATCATCAAAATTAAAAACGAAGAAGACTTTTATACCGCTTTATGTGGAGAAATAGGGATTAGCCAAGTCAGAGGATACCAATTAAATCGCGCTTTGCAAAAGCAGAGGATTCTATTAGCTTTAGACAATTTAGGTAAGATCACAAGAGATGGGTTTACCCGTGAATTGCGCGATCATCTGCGGGGTTTAGCTGAAGGTTCTAATGCACCTCTACGCTTGATTTTAGCAGCTTCGGAACCTTTAGAAAATTTGTTTTATGACAGTCAAGAGGGTGGCAAAACCTCTCCCCTAGCCGGTATTTGTCTCCCGGAATATATAAAACCTTGGAATGAAAATACCGCTTGCAAGTTTATTGAAACCCGTCTACAGACAACACCAGTGCGTTTTACCGAGCCAGAAATCGGTCAATTAATAGAAGAGAGCGCCGGCCATCCCCGTAAATTGATGCAGCTTTGCTATCAATGCTATCAAAAATATTCCCGCGCACACCATTAG
- a CDS encoding exonuclease: MTQTSTNGNFWSNQPLHRHDAKSMRENGIGYLVDCRGNRLPSFTSIIEATETADEKAKKKAQLASWRGDVGSVEATRIICTAKQRGKIGHRHLESYFNGQTVPCPELIKSHWEHLVPVLEDIHDIRLVEGYVFHYYQGFAGRLDCVASYQGTPCIIEFKFPDRLKSIYEETPLQLSAYCGAVNRQYGLRIQHTLLIQATPNQAVVRLFTPDEVIKYWGRWQQRVAQFWNYQKAA, from the coding sequence ATGACCCAAACATCTACTAACGGAAACTTTTGGTCAAATCAACCCCTACACCGGCACGATGCTAAATCTATGCGCGAAAATGGCATTGGATACCTCGTTGATTGTCGAGGGAATCGCCTACCCAGTTTCACGTCAATTATTGAAGCCACAGAAACCGCAGACGAAAAAGCGAAGAAAAAAGCGCAACTGGCAAGCTGGCGCGGTGATGTAGGATCGGTGGAAGCTACCCGAATTATTTGCACAGCCAAACAACGAGGAAAAATCGGACACCGGCATTTAGAAAGCTATTTTAATGGACAGACAGTTCCTTGTCCTGAATTGATCAAATCCCATTGGGAACATCTTGTGCCGGTGTTGGAAGATATCCACGACATCAGATTAGTTGAAGGCTATGTATTCCACTACTATCAAGGTTTTGCCGGCAGACTTGACTGTGTTGCCAGTTATCAAGGAACTCCTTGCATAATTGAGTTCAAATTTCCCGATAGGCTCAAATCAATTTACGAGGAAACGCCTTTACAATTATCTGCTTATTGTGGCGCAGTAAACAGGCAATACGGTTTAAGAATTCAACATACTTTGCTGATTCAGGCAACTCCTAATCAAGCAGTAGTGAGATTATTTACTCCTGATGAAGTGATAAAATATTGGGGCCGGTGGCAACAACGAGTAGCACAATTTTGGAATTACCAAAAAGCTGCTTAG
- a CDS encoding ATP-binding cassette domain-containing protein translates to MTGNQSTIISKHPYLEANNQGQLIKLNLTKNQHLLGRDPQRSDLTLPPEWRVISSCHAILKKAGDEYCIYDGDGHQPSTNGLFLDRTRITTVDGQFLKDGTQLRIGQDPQNQVILTYYNPQRPQIINQPQQRSISLKNTNVLLGRDPHASLQLDSPIVSRRHATIQPTNQGKYLLQDTSANGIFVNDKKVTGSIILTDNCSIRIGPFTLVLRGDLLELLDQGNQIRLDAESLIIQKRLESITLAIEPGQFVALVGGSGAGKSTLMRTLLGIEKTGGGKVYLNGDDLRKNFNIYRTQIGYVPQDDIIHQDLTVTEVLSYAAKLRLPPDTDVRSIVQKTLEDIEMIHRQKALVKELSGGQRKRVSIGVELLADPKLFFLDEPTSGLDPGLDKKMMLLLRKLANQGRTIVLVTHATANIKLCDRVVFLGRGGHLCYFGPPQEAFDFFEIKNDDFADIYNKLEESEKAPLSYAAKFQQSPLYQKYIENHISRPGTNSPRTASIPKQVQPLFFQQLALLSQRYFQLIGRDKVNIGLALFTAPIGISLITLAIKDKNPLILGEEPDPTLAPLALRVLFVFTCAAIWVGLSTSLQEIVKEAAIYVRERLVNLGLFAYLGSKVVILAALAILQALLMSMVILIGFKSPTSELISWPVGITITAFLTLFTCMSLGLMVSALVKNGSQANSALPLLLLPQIIFSGVLFKMEGAASYISWLMLSRWSVGAYGALVNVNAMVPEPTKLPDGSIIPLPFEATAVYEPTWGNLSLNWGILCLHTALYLAVTWWVQKRKDIF, encoded by the coding sequence ATGACCGGCAATCAATCAACAATCATTAGCAAACATCCCTATTTAGAAGCCAACAATCAGGGACAACTTATCAAACTCAACCTCACAAAAAACCAGCATCTTTTGGGGAGAGATCCACAGCGATCAGACTTAACCCTACCTCCAGAATGGCGAGTGATTTCAAGTTGCCATGCTATACTAAAAAAAGCCGGCGATGAATACTGTATTTATGACGGAGACGGACACCAACCTAGCACAAATGGCTTATTTTTAGACCGTACACGCATCACCACTGTTGACGGACAATTTCTCAAAGACGGCACGCAATTACGCATCGGTCAAGACCCGCAAAATCAAGTTATTTTAACTTATTATAACCCCCAGCGTCCGCAAATTATTAACCAACCTCAACAACGCTCAATTTCTTTAAAAAATACCAATGTTTTACTCGGTCGTGATCCTCATGCTTCCTTGCAATTAGACTCCCCCATTGTATCTCGCCGGCACGCCACAATTCAACCCACCAATCAAGGCAAATATTTATTGCAAGATACCAGCGCAAACGGCATATTTGTTAACGATAAAAAAGTCACCGGCTCTATTATCTTAACTGATAACTGTTCCATTCGTATCGGCCCCTTTACCTTAGTCTTGCGCGGCGACTTATTAGAACTCTTAGATCAAGGAAATCAAATACGTTTAGATGCCGAAAGTTTAATCATTCAAAAACGCTTAGAAAGCATCACATTAGCCATAGAACCAGGTCAATTTGTAGCCCTTGTGGGGGGAAGCGGTGCAGGCAAATCAACCCTCATGCGAACCCTCTTAGGAATTGAAAAAACCGGCGGCGGAAAAGTCTATCTCAATGGCGATGATTTACGAAAAAACTTTAACATTTACCGTACCCAAATAGGCTATGTCCCCCAAGACGATATCATCCACCAAGACTTAACAGTAACCGAAGTCTTAAGTTATGCGGCAAAATTGCGATTACCCCCCGATACAGACGTGCGGTCAATTGTGCAAAAAACCCTAGAAGACATTGAAATGATCCACCGCCAAAAAGCCTTAGTAAAAGAACTCAGCGGCGGTCAAAGAAAACGAGTTAGTATTGGGGTAGAATTACTCGCAGATCCCAAACTTTTCTTTTTAGATGAACCGACATCAGGACTCGATCCAGGCTTAGATAAAAAGATGATGTTGCTATTAAGAAAACTAGCAAACCAAGGCCGAACAATTGTCTTAGTTACCCACGCAACAGCCAATATTAAACTCTGTGACAGAGTTGTATTTTTAGGACGTGGTGGACACTTATGTTACTTTGGCCCGCCGCAAGAAGCCTTTGATTTTTTTGAAATCAAAAATGACGATTTTGCCGATATTTATAATAAGCTCGAAGAAAGTGAGAAAGCGCCCTTATCTTATGCAGCCAAATTTCAGCAATCGCCGTTATACCAAAAATATATAGAAAATCATATCAGCCGGCCTGGTACAAACTCCCCCCGCACAGCCTCCATTCCCAAACAAGTACAACCCTTATTTTTCCAACAATTAGCATTACTTTCGCAGCGGTATTTTCAGTTAATTGGCAGAGATAAAGTCAATATCGGTTTAGCTTTATTTACCGCCCCCATTGGCATTAGTTTAATCACCCTAGCAATTAAAGATAAAAATCCCCTAATTTTAGGAGAAGAACCCGATCCTACCCTTGCACCTTTAGCCTTGCGAGTGTTATTTGTTTTTACCTGTGCAGCAATTTGGGTAGGGTTATCAACTTCTTTACAAGAAATCGTTAAAGAAGCCGCAATTTATGTGCGGGAACGCTTAGTTAATTTGGGGTTATTTGCTTATTTAGGTTCTAAAGTTGTGATTTTGGCAGCTTTGGCAATTTTGCAAGCTTTACTGATGTCTATGGTTATTTTAATCGGGTTTAAATCTCCAACATCTGAGTTAATTTCATGGCCGGTGGGTATAACAATAACCGCTTTTTTAACCCTATTTACTTGTATGAGTTTAGGATTGATGGTTTCCGCCTTGGTAAAAAATGGTTCTCAGGCAAATAGTGCGCTACCTTTGTTATTACTTCCCCAGATTATTTTTTCCGGCGTTTTGTTTAAAATGGAAGGCGCGGCGAGTTATATTTCTTGGTTAATGTTGAGCCGGTGGTCTGTGGGTGCCTATGGTGCTTTAGTGAATGTGAATGCAATGGTGCCGGAGCCTACTAAATTACCCGATGGTAGCATAATTCCGCTGCCTTTTGAAGCCACAGCGGTTTATGAGCCAACTTGGGGAAATTTAAGTTTAAATTGGGGGATTTTGTGTTTGCATACTGCCCTTTATTTAGCTGTGACTTGGTGGGTGCAAAAACGCAAAGATATTTTTTAG
- a CDS encoding D-alanyl-D-alanine carboxypeptidase, whose product MLKTPRFTVALCLTLFALVAGCSPTPKTSISTSSDVPQVSGNQPESTANNEVAAKNQPKPIVALSPENPESQTNKKVEEYVNKLDGQGFSKDLQGVWIEANNVLLANHRGTIPLPAASVTKAATSLAVLQAYGPDKQFITEIGTTGPIQNGVLQGDLVIQGGEDPFFVWEEALAIGNILNQKGIKRVTGNLVIAGKFYMNFETKPETAGDFLKEALNSKIWPAEAEEQYQTLPPGTPRPEVVIDGKIQVVSTPPASVKPLIRHYSFPVAELLKKMNMYSNNFMAQMLADAVGGAQVVSQKTAEAAGVPAAEVQLINGSGLGEENKISPRAAVGIFKAIEQYLKPYNMTIADIFTVTGKDLGVLESRPLPPLLVIKTGTLNRVSSLAGAMPTKKLGPTWVAIMNFGENQDGFRNEQEVFLKSLLNNWGAVPTSPAELNPNPQRKNKTSSNEVLN is encoded by the coding sequence ATGCTAAAAACTCCTCGTTTCACTGTGGCTTTGTGTCTCACGTTGTTCGCATTGGTGGCCGGTTGTTCGCCTACTCCCAAAACATCAATTTCGACAAGTTCAGATGTGCCTCAAGTTTCTGGAAATCAGCCAGAAAGTACAGCAAATAATGAAGTTGCTGCCAAAAATCAGCCTAAACCAATCGTTGCTTTATCCCCAGAAAATCCTGAATCTCAAACAAATAAAAAAGTCGAAGAATATGTGAATAAATTAGACGGACAAGGCTTTTCAAAAGACTTGCAAGGTGTGTGGATAGAAGCAAATAATGTGCTACTCGCTAATCACCGAGGAACGATACCTTTACCGGCTGCTTCCGTGACAAAAGCTGCAACCTCTCTGGCTGTTTTGCAAGCCTACGGGCCCGATAAACAATTTATCACAGAAATAGGCACAACCGGCCCGATTCAAAACGGAGTTTTACAAGGAGATTTAGTTATTCAAGGCGGGGAAGATCCGTTTTTTGTCTGGGAAGAAGCGCTTGCTATCGGTAATATTTTAAACCAGAAAGGAATAAAACGAGTAACAGGAAATTTGGTGATTGCAGGCAAGTTTTATATGAATTTTGAAACGAAACCTGAAACGGCTGGCGATTTTTTGAAAGAAGCTTTAAATAGCAAAATATGGCCGGCGGAAGCAGAAGAACAATATCAAACTTTACCCCCCGGAACACCTCGTCCCGAAGTTGTTATAGATGGAAAAATTCAGGTCGTTTCCACACCACCGGCATCTGTAAAACCGTTGATTCGGCATTATTCTTTCCCTGTTGCGGAATTGCTAAAAAAAATGAATATGTACAGTAATAATTTTATGGCGCAAATGTTAGCTGATGCAGTGGGAGGCGCACAAGTTGTCTCGCAAAAAACCGCTGAAGCTGCGGGTGTGCCGGCGGCTGAAGTTCAGCTTATAAATGGGTCTGGTTTAGGGGAAGAAAATAAAATTTCTCCTCGCGCCGCTGTTGGAATTTTTAAGGCAATTGAGCAATATCTTAAGCCTTATAATATGACAATTGCTGATATTTTTACTGTGACGGGTAAAGATTTAGGAGTTTTAGAAAGCCGGCCTTTACCACCGCTTTTAGTTATCAAAACCGGCACTCTTAATCGTGTTAGTTCTTTGGCCGGTGCGATGCCAACAAAAAAATTAGGGCCGACGTGGGTTGCTATTATGAATTTTGGCGAAAATCAAGACGGTTTTCGCAACGAACAGGAGGTTTTTTTGAAAAGTTTGTTAAATAATTGGGGTGCTGTTCCTACCTCACCGGCAGAATTAAATCCCAACCCACAACGCAAAAATAAAACCTCAAGTAATGAAGTTTTAAACTAA
- a CDS encoding DUF1460 domain-containing protein: MKKLLGLAIFTFPISYGVMLNFASLARVEQKQNSQAETQRFEPKITANIMAELASGGPAFQRNPISHPQDQGKFAALMQFAQKYQLSQRPFGEILQVIADKFLGAEYKAGLLDESNKETLIINLAQFDCVLFVETVLAMARGVAMQDYSTQTFANHLQDQRYRNGELNGYCSRLHYFSEWISDNEKRGNVTNITANLGGFTVNKTLSFMSQHRQSYPKLMNNEAEYQCVVNMENSLKSLKFNYIPTNQIYQVYNQLQPGDIIAIATDIEGLDVTHTGLVYRTGNEVGLIHASPNGVVKISPDLETFVSQVRDSIGIIVARPNDPRQRISGK; encoded by the coding sequence ATGAAAAAACTTCTTGGCTTGGCTATTTTTACTTTTCCCATCTCTTACGGCGTTATGCTAAATTTTGCTTCCCTTGCAAGGGTAGAGCAAAAGCAAAATAGTCAAGCAGAAACCCAAAGATTTGAGCCAAAAATTACCGCGAATATCATGGCCGAGCTTGCATCTGGGGGGCCGGCTTTTCAACGAAATCCTATTTCCCACCCCCAAGATCAGGGGAAATTTGCAGCGCTTATGCAATTTGCCCAAAAATACCAATTATCTCAACGTCCTTTTGGGGAAATTTTGCAAGTTATAGCTGATAAATTTTTGGGTGCTGAATATAAAGCCGGCCTGCTAGATGAGTCAAACAAAGAAACTTTAATCATTAATCTTGCTCAATTTGATTGTGTGTTATTTGTCGAAACTGTTTTAGCAATGGCGCGGGGAGTGGCGATGCAAGATTATTCTACCCAAACCTTTGCTAACCACTTACAAGATCAACGTTATCGGAATGGTGAGTTAAACGGTTATTGCAGCCGGCTGCATTATTTTTCAGAGTGGATATCGGATAACGAAAAACGCGGAAATGTCACGAATATTACGGCTAATTTAGGCGGGTTTACTGTGAATAAAACCTTAAGCTTTATGAGTCAACACCGGCAAAGCTATCCTAAACTTATGAATAATGAAGCAGAGTATCAATGTGTGGTAAATATGGAAAATAGCCTGAAAAGCTTAAAATTTAATTATATTCCCACCAATCAAATTTATCAAGTCTATAATCAATTACAACCAGGAGATATTATCGCCATTGCCACAGATATTGAGGGATTGGATGTAACCCACACCGGCCTAGTTTATCGCACAGGTAACGAAGTAGGTTTAATTCATGCTTCCCCTAATGGAGTTGTGAAAATTTCGCCTGATTTAGAAACATTTGTTAGCCAAGTTAGAGACTCCATCGGCATTATTGTCGCGCGTCCAAATGACCCCCGGCAAAGAATTTCTGGGAAATAA
- a CDS encoding type II toxin-antitoxin system Phd/YefM family antitoxin, with protein MKTVTLTELQNDISKYLELAEGEEIIILREGKPVGLLRGFSDEEDVFDYQLETHPAFIERVRRSRSSFRAGKGIRIEDVKSAIFDDKEEEVV; from the coding sequence ATGAAAACCGTGACTTTAACCGAATTGCAAAACGATATATCAAAATATTTAGAACTTGCCGAAGGAGAAGAAATTATCATCCTCAGAGAGGGTAAACCTGTTGGTTTATTGCGGGGATTTTCTGATGAAGAGGATGTATTTGATTATCAACTAGAAACGCATCCAGCTTTTATAGAAAGAGTGAGGCGATCGCGCTCGTCATTTCGAGCGGGAAAAGGCATCAGAATAGAAGACGTTAAATCTGCTATCTTTGATGATAAAGAGGAGGAAGTTGTTTAA
- a CDS encoding serine/threonine-protein kinase, whose translation MVWTPGQTLRARPYRIETKLGEGGFGITYKARHLQLNHQVVIKTPNASLQYHPEYPNFVRRFIKEGQTLAKLSQNPHPAIVRVSDLFEENGLHCLVMDLVAGQSLFDAVQQRGRLPETEAVGIIRQIAEALVTVHQAGIVHRDAHPGNIMLSPNGQAVLIDFGIATELIAMVGTPLHPCNPAFAPWEQHIEGSGKPTVDIYALAASLYFAVTGQLPTPSLQRYYKNVPLKPAKDFGVKDWVHLAIEKGMASDPQKRPQSMRDWLSYLQEPIVPGVPAVPLKSARGVDYTRLRDLLAAGKWQEADEETATVMLKAAKRENVGWLDLDSINNFPCDDLRSIDQLWVKYSNGRFGFSVQKKIWLEVGGNADSETENKLGDRFGWRKGGSWLAYKDLTFNLKAPVGHLPHRPPVCIGGVWDWDIVGCFGSFLARRSVTCNL comes from the coding sequence ATGGTGTGGACACCCGGACAAACACTGCGCGCTCGCCCTTACCGCATTGAAACCAAGCTGGGGGAGGGCGGATTTGGCATCACCTACAAAGCGCGGCACTTGCAACTCAACCATCAAGTTGTGATAAAAACGCCCAATGCCAGCTTGCAATACCATCCCGAATATCCTAATTTCGTGCGGCGGTTTATCAAAGAAGGGCAGACATTAGCGAAACTGAGCCAAAACCCGCACCCGGCGATCGTGCGAGTGAGCGATTTATTTGAAGAAAATGGGCTGCACTGTTTGGTGATGGATTTGGTAGCGGGGCAGAGTTTGTTCGATGCGGTGCAGCAGCGGGGGAGGCTGCCAGAAACCGAGGCTGTCGGAATTATCCGCCAAATCGCAGAAGCGCTGGTAACGGTACACCAAGCAGGAATCGTGCATCGGGATGCCCATCCTGGCAATATCATGCTCAGTCCAAACGGACAAGCGGTATTGATTGATTTTGGCATAGCCACCGAATTAATAGCGATGGTTGGCACGCCCCTACATCCCTGCAACCCTGCTTTTGCTCCTTGGGAACAGCACATCGAAGGCAGCGGCAAACCAACGGTTGATATTTACGCCCTAGCTGCCTCTCTATATTTTGCAGTCACCGGACAATTACCGACGCCTTCTCTACAGCGATATTACAAAAATGTCCCGTTGAAACCCGCCAAAGATTTTGGAGTGAAAGATTGGGTGCATTTAGCCATTGAAAAAGGTATGGCATCCGATCCGCAAAAGCGCCCGCAATCGATGCGAGATTGGTTGAGCTATCTACAAGAACCCATTGTGCCGGGTGTGCCTGCGGTACCACTCAAATCGGCGCGTGGCGTTGACTACACCCGCCTGCGGGATTTGCTGGCAGCAGGGAAGTGGCAAGAAGCAGACGAGGAAACAGCAACGGTGATGCTAAAAGCTGCCAAACGGGAAAATGTTGGTTGGTTAGACCTGGACTCGATTAATAACTTCCCCTGCGACGACCTGCGTAGCATCGATCAGTTGTGGGTAAAGTACAGTAACGGTCGCTTTGGCTTCAGCGTTCAGAAAAAAATATGGCTGGAAGTGGGGGGTAATGCGGACTCTGAAACTGAGAACAAGCTGGGCGATCGCTTCGGCTGGAGGAAAGGAGGAAGTTGGCTGGCATACAAAGACCTAACCTTTAATCTGAAAGCACCAGTAGGCCACCTCCCTCATCGGCCACCTGTTTGTATTGGGGGTGTGTGGGATTGGGATATTGTGGGTTGTTTTGGTAGTTTTCTCGCGCGCAGATCTGTAACCTGTAATCTATAA
- a CDS encoding DUF6516 family protein, whose protein sequence is MNLQQYIAAVKEKLAGSPIISVIEISDERIILNRGYFRARLTLINSDFLEIAESFTIQDNQPLTLDYRYQWMDSSKQLLRKRWDSVKHFPNLPNFPHHVHIGSEINVEAGQSRNILKFIDFLESDLS, encoded by the coding sequence ATGAATTTACAGCAATATATTGCCGCTGTTAAGGAAAAGCTGGCTGGTAGCCCAATCATTAGTGTTATCGAGATTAGTGATGAGCGAATTATCCTAAATCGCGGCTACTTTCGGGCTAGGTTGACCTTGATTAACAGCGACTTTTTAGAAATTGCTGAATCATTCACAATTCAAGATAACCAACCCTTAACCTTAGATTATCGTTATCAATGGATGGATTCATCTAAACAACTCCTGAGAAAACGCTGGGATAGTGTCAAGCATTTTCCGAATTTACCCAATTTTCCCCATCATGTCCATATTGGTTCAGAAATTAACGTGGAAGCAGGGCAATCTCGAAATATTTTAAAGTTTATAGACTTTCTGGAATCTGATTTAAGCTAA
- the psb35 gene encoding photosystem II assembly protein Psb35, translating to MSLLMDVAVETSNFPVSFTAVYVVGFIAAVTLGSVAWYNSKRPAGWEDKERPGIVPKVDKDPTPGIGEPRG from the coding sequence ATGAGTTTGTTAATGGATGTTGCTGTAGAAACGTCTAATTTTCCGGTTTCTTTTACGGCGGTTTATGTAGTAGGGTTTATTGCGGCTGTGACGCTTGGCTCGGTGGCTTGGTATAATTCAAAGCGTCCTGCCGGTTGGGAAGATAAGGAGCGTCCGGGTATTGTTCCTAAAGTTGATAAAGATCCTACGCCTGGTATTGGTGAACCTAGAGGTTAG